One Actinomycetota bacterium DNA window includes the following coding sequences:
- a CDS encoding MFS transporter: MTTATARPRRDKPTWICYLQNGFFAWFIYAFGSTQALLRDEQGTTRSIAALHGTFLATGSLIGSLLAGKALMYWGRGVVMRVGGIGAIAGIVIYTSPNGSFPVTLAGAFIAAMCGSFFVSALNAFVMDHQGEAGASALLETNAVAAFLGLLAPLAIGLATATVLGWRAGIWVAVIALVIVEFARGRNLDAYRTAASELVHERRDKMPREIYWSLALFMSFVATEFSMTFWSADLLRERCGFQAGAAAASIGAITGGMLLGRLIGARLAERHAADFLLRGSVVLSLLAFVVAWSFTWWPAVLLGLAVGGIGISVQTPLGIARAIQVSDGLTDRASALALVFASIAVATAPIALGVLADHIGFHLAFLMVPVFLGIALTILLVRPVSAPEAIVHQPA, encoded by the coding sequence ATGACCACTGCCACGGCACGGCCTCGTCGCGATAAGCCAACTTGGATCTGCTACCTGCAGAACGGCTTCTTCGCTTGGTTCATCTATGCCTTCGGCTCCACCCAGGCGTTACTTCGCGATGAGCAGGGCACCACTCGCTCGATCGCGGCCTTGCACGGCACCTTCCTGGCAACAGGCAGCCTCATCGGCTCGCTGCTCGCGGGCAAGGCGCTCATGTATTGGGGCCGCGGCGTCGTTATGCGCGTTGGTGGAATTGGAGCCATCGCGGGCATCGTGATCTACACGTCACCCAATGGGAGCTTTCCGGTCACCTTGGCTGGTGCATTCATCGCGGCAATGTGCGGCTCCTTCTTTGTCTCTGCTCTGAACGCCTTCGTGATGGACCATCAGGGGGAAGCTGGGGCAAGCGCACTGCTCGAAACCAATGCAGTCGCTGCCTTTCTCGGCTTGCTTGCACCATTGGCGATTGGCCTTGCCACGGCGACGGTTCTTGGCTGGCGTGCCGGCATCTGGGTCGCCGTAATTGCTCTGGTCATCGTGGAGTTTGCCCGAGGGCGCAATCTCGATGCGTATCGAACTGCGGCCAGCGAACTCGTGCACGAACGGCGAGACAAGATGCCGCGCGAGATCTACTGGAGTTTGGCACTGTTCATGAGCTTCGTAGCCACCGAATTCTCAATGACCTTCTGGAGTGCAGATCTCTTGCGCGAACGTTGCGGATTCCAAGCCGGCGCGGCGGCTGCTTCAATCGGAGCAATCACCGGAGGCATGCTGCTTGGACGTTTGATCGGCGCTCGGCTCGCCGAGCGGCATGCTGCCGACTTCCTGCTTAGAGGTTCGGTCGTACTCTCGCTGCTGGCCTTCGTCGTGGCTTGGAGCTTCACCTGGTGGCCAGCCGTGCTTCTTGGTCTAGCCGTGGGTGGCATTGGCATCAGTGTGCAAACTCCGCTTGGCATTGCAAGGGCAATCCAGGTCTCTGACGGTCTGACCGACCGAGCGTCCGCCCTCGCACTGGTCTTCGCGAGCATCGCCGTTGCTACCGCCCCAATCGCGCTCGGTGTGCTCGCCGACCACATCGGCTTCCATTTGGCCTTCTTGATGGTGCCGGTGTTTCTCGGCATCGCACTGACGATCTTGCTGGTGCGTCCAGTGAGTGCACCCGAAGCAATCGTTCATCAACCCGCCTGA
- the serC gene encoding phosphoserine transaminase encodes MERSVPDNIQIPAELLPVDGRFGAGPSKVRQEQVDALTDVWRTYLGTSHRQKTVKSQVGRLRAGLADLFSLPDGYEVVLGNGGSTAFWDAAAFGLIRDRAQFLSFGEFGAKFASGVKEAPFLGEPTIRTAEPGDAPSFLAEAGVDAYCSPHNETSTGVAVTPLRVAGADADSLVIIDATSAAGGLMVDPLQFDTYYFAPQKSFGSDGGLWFALMSPAALARVAEIKATERWIAPFLDLQTAIDNSVQDQTYNTPALATILMMAEQVDWFNGNGGLSWCAARTAESSGLLYDWAEANPLASPFVIDPAKRSGVVATLDIDDSIDATLITKALRSNGIVDTEPYRKLGRNQLRIGVFPSVEPDDVRALITCIDFVISELS; translated from the coding sequence ATGGAGCGTTCTGTGCCCGACAACATCCAGATTCCTGCTGAACTCCTTCCCGTCGATGGCCGCTTTGGTGCTGGACCTTCGAAGGTGCGTCAGGAGCAGGTCGATGCGCTCACTGACGTCTGGAGGACCTACCTGGGCACTAGCCACCGACAGAAGACAGTCAAGTCACAGGTGGGGCGACTGCGCGCTGGTCTTGCTGATCTGTTCAGCCTGCCTGATGGCTACGAAGTGGTTCTGGGCAATGGCGGTTCCACTGCATTCTGGGATGCCGCAGCATTCGGACTCATTCGCGATCGCGCACAGTTCTTGTCCTTCGGCGAGTTCGGCGCAAAATTTGCCAGCGGCGTGAAGGAAGCGCCGTTCCTCGGCGAACCAACGATTCGCACTGCAGAGCCCGGCGATGCCCCCAGTTTCCTTGCTGAAGCCGGTGTCGATGCCTACTGCTCACCGCACAACGAGACTTCAACTGGTGTAGCGGTCACGCCTCTTCGGGTGGCTGGTGCCGATGCTGATTCACTCGTCATCATCGATGCCACGTCTGCTGCTGGCGGCCTCATGGTTGACCCTCTGCAGTTCGATACGTACTACTTCGCACCGCAAAAGAGCTTCGGCTCAGACGGGGGCCTGTGGTTCGCACTCATGTCACCAGCCGCCTTGGCGCGCGTTGCCGAAATCAAGGCCACTGAGCGCTGGATCGCGCCATTCCTTGATCTGCAGACCGCGATCGACAATTCAGTTCAAGACCAGACCTACAACACCCCCGCACTCGCCACCATCTTGATGATGGCCGAGCAGGTTGACTGGTTCAACGGCAATGGTGGCTTGAGCTGGTGCGCAGCTCGTACTGCAGAGTCATCGGGCTTGTTGTACGACTGGGCAGAGGCAAATCCGCTTGCCAGCCCCTTCGTCATTGATCCAGCAAAACGCTCTGGGGTTGTCGCGACTCTCGACATCGACGACTCGATCGATGCAACGCTGATCACAAAAGCCCTGCGCAGCAATGGGATTGTCGACACCGAGCCCTACCGCAAACTTGGCCGCAATCAGCTTCGGATTGGCGTCTTCCCATCTGTTGAGCCAGACGATGTACGCGCGCTCATTACCTGTATCGATTTTGTGATCTCTGAACTTTCATGA
- a CDS encoding ParA family protein, producing MPTFSIVSMKGGVGKTSVTLGLASAAWARGHRVLVVDLDPQANATMGLKIENPLFTINDVMADARPGIAIHAVEHSPWGKKVHVLAAERALEHRNTVEGRHSSLRLRASLASLPRSYDIVLIDCPPSLGELTRNALSASDCALIVTEPGFFALRGAEQAMEAAEVIRSSTNPLMRPAAIVVNKARPSVAEQRQRIEELRNSYGTLVSDQIIPERNAIQQAEAAGMPIHAWDSPAGVELARVFDALYDELMPAIRTTEKPR from the coding sequence ATGCCCACCTTTTCCATCGTCTCGATGAAGGGTGGAGTGGGCAAAACATCGGTGACTCTTGGTCTGGCAAGTGCGGCTTGGGCTCGCGGGCACCGAGTACTCGTGGTCGATCTTGATCCACAAGCCAACGCAACGATGGGCTTGAAGATTGAGAATCCACTGTTCACCATCAACGACGTCATGGCCGACGCCCGTCCCGGCATTGCCATCCATGCAGTCGAGCATTCCCCTTGGGGAAAGAAGGTGCATGTGCTTGCCGCCGAGCGAGCCCTCGAACATCGCAACACGGTTGAAGGCCGGCACTCCTCACTTCGCTTGCGAGCCAGCCTGGCCAGCCTGCCCAGGTCATACGACATCGTGCTGATCGACTGCCCGCCATCACTTGGCGAGCTGACGCGCAATGCGCTCAGCGCCAGCGATTGCGCCTTGATCGTCACCGAACCTGGATTCTTTGCGCTGCGCGGAGCTGAGCAGGCGATGGAGGCTGCTGAGGTCATCCGCAGTTCGACCAACCCGCTCATGCGTCCCGCCGCGATTGTGGTTAATAAGGCCAGGCCGTCTGTGGCTGAGCAGCGGCAGCGCATCGAAGAACTACGCAACTCATACGGAACGCTGGTGAGCGACCAGATCATCCCGGAGCGCAACGCCATTCAACAGGCAGAAGCCGCAGGGATGCCCATTCATGCCTGGGACTCGCCTGCGGGCGTCGAACTCGCCCGGGTATTTGATGCCCTCTATGACGAACTCATGCCCGCCATTCGCACAACGGAGAAGCCAAGATGA
- a CDS encoding metal-dependent transcriptional regulator produces MTALIDTTEMYLRTIFELEEEGIAPMRARITERLHQSGPTVSQTVARMERDGLVVVAPDRQLQFTDEGRDAAIRVMRKHRLAECLLVTVLGLPWEDVHIEACRWEHVMSETVELRLLEILGHPTESPYGNPIPGLDILMPNSASAVQDTVGLLPLTEVVTIEVQRVKIRRLAEPVQEDAVAMAQLRRVGATPGSTVVVNRTIGGIHIGISGEYAELGDEVAQHVLVQPQA; encoded by the coding sequence ATGACTGCATTGATCGATACAACTGAGATGTATCTGCGAACCATCTTTGAACTCGAAGAAGAAGGCATTGCACCCATGCGCGCCCGAATCACGGAGCGTTTGCATCAAAGCGGCCCCACGGTTTCACAGACAGTTGCGCGAATGGAACGCGACGGACTCGTCGTGGTCGCACCGGATCGGCAGTTGCAGTTCACCGATGAAGGTCGAGACGCAGCAATACGCGTGATGCGCAAGCATCGGCTTGCTGAGTGCCTGCTCGTCACTGTTCTTGGCTTGCCTTGGGAAGACGTGCATATCGAAGCCTGCCGATGGGAGCACGTCATGAGCGAGACAGTCGAACTTCGACTGCTCGAGATCCTCGGGCACCCGACCGAGTCGCCATATGGGAATCCGATCCCAGGGCTCGACATTCTGATGCCCAATTCTGCAAGCGCGGTTCAGGACACTGTTGGCCTGCTTCCACTGACCGAGGTGGTGACCATCGAGGTTCAGCGCGTGAAGATCCGCCGCTTGGCCGAGCCTGTTCAAGAGGACGCGGTCGCGATGGCGCAGCTTCGCCGAGTCGGCGCGACTCCTGGCTCAACTGTGGTCGTCAATCGCACTATCGGCGGCATTCATATTGGCATCAGTGGCGAGTACGCCGAATTAGGCGACGAGGTCGCGCAGCATGTACTGGTTCAGCCGCAAGCCTGA
- a CDS encoding class I SAM-dependent methyltransferase, whose product MTLSEVFARIVPEERGVGFRAFDGSTAGPPDAEVALELRNPRGAQYIATERSQLGLARAYVSGDLEIIGDTYQALAKLWPLDTSHLGVKEKARLAKELLPYVMSRPAPPPQEHKLSGRRHSKSRDADAIHHHYDVSNQFYNWVLGPSMAYTCAVFPTESATLEQAQATKFDLVCRKLGLQAGMRVLDVGCGWGGMILHAVKHYGVKAIGVTLSQQQALWGQQAIDDAGLGSSAEIRFSDYRDVPETEFDAISSIGLTEHIGRANYLSYFNFMFGKLRQGGRMLNHTITRPNDSEPSHYRTSFINRYVFPDGELSGPGHLISTMNAAGFEIRHDENLREHYALTLKHWCENLEGHWDEAVSEAGLGTARVWRLYMAASRLGFDLNTIQLHQTLGVKLVNGYRSGVALRMQLDVA is encoded by the coding sequence ATGACGCTTTCTGAAGTCTTTGCAAGGATTGTCCCAGAAGAGCGCGGAGTTGGCTTTCGTGCTTTCGATGGCTCAACAGCTGGCCCGCCCGATGCTGAGGTTGCACTTGAACTGCGCAACCCACGTGGAGCGCAATACATCGCGACTGAGCGCTCACAACTCGGATTGGCTCGCGCCTATGTGAGTGGCGACCTCGAGATCATCGGAGACACATACCAGGCCCTTGCCAAACTGTGGCCGCTGGACACATCCCACCTTGGGGTAAAGGAGAAGGCGCGCCTGGCCAAGGAACTGCTGCCCTACGTGATGTCACGCCCAGCGCCACCACCACAGGAGCACAAGCTTTCCGGACGTCGCCATTCCAAGAGCCGCGATGCCGATGCGATCCATCACCACTATGACGTTTCGAATCAGTTCTACAACTGGGTGCTGGGGCCCTCGATGGCCTACACCTGCGCAGTATTTCCAACTGAGAGTGCCACCCTGGAGCAAGCTCAAGCAACCAAATTCGATCTGGTCTGTCGCAAACTCGGCTTACAAGCTGGTATGCGCGTGCTCGATGTCGGCTGTGGCTGGGGCGGGATGATCCTCCACGCCGTCAAGCACTACGGAGTCAAGGCAATCGGGGTGACTCTGTCGCAGCAGCAGGCACTTTGGGGTCAACAAGCCATTGACGATGCTGGGCTAGGCAGTTCTGCCGAGATTCGCTTCAGCGACTACCGCGATGTTCCTGAAACGGAATTCGACGCAATTTCATCCATTGGGCTAACGGAGCACATCGGTAGAGCCAACTACCTCTCATACTTCAATTTCATGTTCGGCAAGCTGCGCCAGGGTGGTCGGATGCTGAACCACACGATCACCCGTCCCAATGACAGTGAGCCTTCGCACTACCGCACTTCATTCATCAATCGCTATGTATTTCCCGACGGAGAACTCTCCGGACCAGGGCATCTCATCAGCACGATGAATGCTGCTGGCTTTGAGATTCGACATGATGAGAATCTGCGTGAGCACTACGCGCTGACGCTCAAGCATTGGTGCGAAAATCTCGAAGGACATTGGGATGAGGCTGTAAGTGAGGCCGGACTGGGAACCGCTCGGGTTTGGCGCCTATACATGGCTGCTTCGAGACTGGGTTTCGATCTCAACACGATTCAGTTGCACCAAACCCTTGGCGTGAAATTGGTCAACGGCTACCGATCAGGAGTTGCGCTGCGCATGCAGCTTGACGTTGCTTGA
- a CDS encoding FAD-binding oxidoreductase, with translation MLTSAADQRYELLVARIADQYSRIPEGSTIRLAKQTSNLFRPRAAVTVPGLDVASFDGVLKIDQQARTAEVLGMTTYEHLVAATLPLGLMPLCIPQLRTITLGGAVTGLGIEAASFRQGSPHESVIEMDILTGAGEVVTVTGAHDDPHRDLFYGFPNSYGSLGYALRITIELEPALPYVHLRHIHFASSTQLTEAIAQITSTRLYEDEPVDFIDGSIFSDREHYLSLGTMHRELPPGIRTSDYTGEQPYYRSIQSRSDDYLTVHDYLWRWDTDWFWCSRAFGAQQPLVRKFWPKSKLRSDVYWKFIALDHRYDISGKLNRLQRKPQREAVVQDIEVPINRLPEFLEFFHQEVGISPIWICPLKQRDPQASWPLYEFDPDTTYVNVGFWSSVPVADDVDPKAGLVNRRIEAKVTELDGRKSLYSTSFYDQTTFWSIYGGTQYPALKTRYDPAGRLLGLYEKVVEQR, from the coding sequence ATGCTGACATCCGCAGCTGATCAACGATACGAACTTTTGGTTGCCCGGATTGCCGACCAGTACTCGCGAATCCCTGAGGGAAGCACCATCCGATTGGCCAAGCAGACCTCTAATCTCTTTCGACCACGAGCAGCAGTCACAGTTCCGGGTCTGGATGTCGCCTCATTTGATGGCGTCCTCAAGATCGATCAGCAAGCCCGCACGGCTGAAGTCTTGGGGATGACCACCTACGAGCACCTCGTCGCGGCCACCCTCCCCTTAGGCCTGATGCCACTGTGCATTCCACAACTTCGGACCATCACTCTGGGCGGAGCTGTCACCGGGCTGGGTATTGAGGCAGCCAGCTTCCGCCAAGGCAGCCCGCATGAATCTGTAATCGAGATGGACATTCTCACCGGCGCCGGCGAAGTCGTCACTGTCACTGGGGCGCACGATGATCCACATCGTGATCTCTTCTACGGATTTCCCAACTCCTATGGCTCTCTCGGGTACGCGCTGCGCATCACAATCGAACTCGAACCTGCACTGCCGTACGTGCATCTGCGACATATCCACTTTGCCTCGTCGACACAACTGACAGAAGCCATTGCGCAGATCACGAGTACACGCTTATACGAAGACGAGCCGGTCGACTTCATTGATGGCTCCATCTTTTCTGATCGTGAGCACTATCTGTCCCTAGGGACGATGCACCGCGAGCTGCCTCCCGGTATCCGCACGAGCGACTACACAGGCGAGCAGCCGTACTACCGGTCGATCCAGTCGCGATCAGATGACTACCTGACCGTTCACGACTATCTGTGGAGGTGGGACACCGATTGGTTTTGGTGCTCCCGCGCATTCGGAGCCCAGCAGCCCTTGGTGCGCAAGTTTTGGCCCAAGTCAAAGTTGCGTAGCGACGTCTACTGGAAATTCATTGCACTTGATCACCGTTATGACATCTCGGGGAAACTCAACCGCCTTCAGCGCAAGCCTCAACGAGAGGCAGTGGTGCAAGACATCGAAGTGCCAATTAATCGGCTCCCAGAATTTCTTGAGTTCTTCCATCAGGAAGTAGGCATTAGTCCGATCTGGATCTGTCCACTCAAGCAACGCGATCCGCAGGCCAGTTGGCCACTGTACGAGTTCGACCCGGACACCACGTATGTGAATGTCGGCTTTTGGTCGAGCGTGCCGGTGGCTGATGACGTCGACCCAAAGGCGGGCCTGGTCAATCGCCGGATCGAAGCCAAGGTGACCGAATTGGATGGCCGTAAATCTCTCTACTCAACTTCGTTCTACGATCAGACCACATTTTGGTCTATCTACGGAGGGACGCAGTACCCAGCACTTAAAACACGCTACGACCCTGCAGGGCGACTGCTGGGACTGTACGAAAAGGTGGTGGAACAGCGATGA
- a CDS encoding cation:proton antiporter produces MPSELTWFASSAVVALIVAALVRQRGYSMALPVMGVGVVISILPIGPDAPPDPGLVLIVILAPLVFGEALGSSYLDIRRVRKQVMYLAIGLVVITTFVVAFIAHAMVGMPIALACALGAVLAPTDAVAVSAIARKVRLPRWAISILEGESLVNDGTGLTALRVAVVAATAGTITIAEVGWVFFFAVTVGVGIGLVGGWVLSWVIAHSTDAIAANSLTLIAPFFLYYGAEHFEGSGILAVVVAALFIAHSQTSDPRQESRLDGAALWRHVTFILKALAFFLVGIEVPDTFQRLAVHEREQVGLLVIVIVLALILSRVIFVMTMLGVSKDRQAEDWRVVLVAAWSGARGPVSGMAAFSIPLTLDSGAPLPFRNLILATTFGVIVITLLLSSTMGPLARVLKVPPADDSVLIRRVDIALAHAAAAQLDEAVEQSALQGAPLPRNVVDPLKRGVNLRLESLEESAADEAEGRTHQGLDLARLMLRAEQEELLRIRTEQGLPDGIVRPMLEQLEIRRLALDTHNDGSGHS; encoded by the coding sequence GTGCCAAGTGAACTGACCTGGTTCGCCAGTTCTGCCGTTGTCGCACTCATCGTTGCAGCGCTTGTTCGTCAGCGTGGCTACAGCATGGCCTTGCCTGTCATGGGCGTCGGAGTGGTCATCAGCATCCTTCCCATCGGTCCTGACGCGCCGCCGGATCCGGGCCTGGTTCTTATCGTGATCTTGGCGCCATTGGTGTTCGGCGAGGCCCTTGGCTCCTCGTATCTTGATATTCGTCGCGTTCGCAAACAGGTGATGTACCTGGCCATTGGGCTCGTTGTCATCACGACTTTTGTCGTTGCATTCATTGCACATGCCATGGTTGGGATGCCCATTGCACTCGCCTGTGCTCTTGGCGCGGTCCTTGCGCCGACTGATGCGGTGGCTGTGAGTGCGATTGCGCGCAAGGTCCGACTCCCGCGTTGGGCCATATCCATTCTTGAAGGAGAAAGCCTCGTCAATGACGGCACGGGTTTGACAGCGCTGCGCGTCGCTGTCGTCGCAGCCACCGCCGGAACGATCACGATCGCTGAAGTCGGCTGGGTCTTCTTCTTTGCCGTCACAGTCGGTGTCGGCATCGGTCTTGTGGGCGGCTGGGTGCTGTCGTGGGTCATTGCGCACAGCACTGATGCGATTGCTGCAAACAGCCTGACCTTGATCGCCCCATTCTTTCTCTACTACGGAGCAGAGCACTTCGAGGGCTCAGGCATCCTCGCGGTAGTCGTCGCCGCGTTGTTCATCGCACACAGCCAGACCTCGGATCCTCGTCAAGAGAGTCGGCTCGACGGCGCTGCACTGTGGCGGCATGTCACCTTCATCCTCAAGGCACTTGCCTTCTTCCTGGTCGGCATCGAAGTGCCCGACACCTTCCAACGGCTCGCTGTCCATGAGAGAGAACAAGTCGGCCTTCTGGTGATCGTGATCGTCCTTGCGCTGATTCTCAGTCGGGTGATCTTTGTGATGACGATGCTCGGCGTGAGCAAGGATCGACAGGCTGAAGATTGGCGAGTAGTGCTGGTAGCTGCATGGTCTGGTGCGCGTGGCCCGGTGTCAGGTATGGCGGCATTTTCGATTCCGCTCACTCTCGATTCTGGTGCCCCTCTGCCTTTTCGAAATCTGATCTTGGCCACCACCTTCGGCGTGATCGTGATCACGCTTCTGCTTTCGTCAACGATGGGCCCCTTGGCACGAGTCTTGAAAGTCCCACCAGCCGACGACTCTGTGCTTATTCGTCGCGTTGACATTGCACTTGCGCATGCCGCTGCTGCGCAACTGGATGAGGCCGTCGAGCAATCAGCGCTGCAAGGCGCGCCTCTTCCACGAAACGTGGTTGATCCGCTCAAGCGAGGAGTCAACCTGCGTCTGGAATCACTTGAGGAATCCGCTGCCGACGAAGCAGAAGGTCGGACGCATCAGGGGCTGGATCTTGCGCGGCTGATGCTGCGAGCTGAGCAAGAAGAACTCTTGCGCATTCGTACTGAACAAGGTCTTCCTGACGGCATTGTTCGACCGATGCTGGAGCAGTTGGAGATTCGTCGATTGGCTTTGGACACCCACAATGACGGATCAGGGCACTCCTAA
- a CDS encoding trypsin-like serine protease, giving the protein MHIRRVLALTLGLALISSSAQALPTIMQGTTVVGDGHTAQLIIMGTDSRSYDSCSAAVWKPRVLITAAHCVTDSGSSQTVALNRVFALPPGSPGPLVSTNGPEGGSRIHVTSIAIGQAFAHTSSFVVGNDIAVLVLDSDLAPSAFTRLADRTEIQKLADAKTQTTIVGYGRTSSTDQARPLPRSGAFTLSETEAGRRATDGLVIWSLPVDSSDTCPGDSGAPQFFTASDRVLLLGEVAGGNCSGQARTAQGFAAITYLGLLNPALAAAGYPAIPSAPTSVLATTMNGRDTIWWSAPATAPEAVTGYEVRDPAGAILCNSTQPYCSFPHTENTTLRSINAQGEGDAVVVPAAADIRPATPSMVRTSSRIRFTVQPLSYPVVTGYRIIDQRGKVACRIVDPVVSLSCSASGPSGKYQFTVSATTPQGRTPESAPTRVIRVS; this is encoded by the coding sequence GTGCATATCCGAAGAGTGCTAGCGCTCACCCTTGGATTGGCGCTTATTTCGAGTTCGGCTCAAGCTCTGCCGACGATCATGCAGGGCACGACGGTGGTAGGCGATGGTCACACGGCGCAATTGATCATCATGGGTACGGACTCGCGTTCATACGACTCCTGCAGCGCCGCAGTCTGGAAACCTCGGGTGCTGATCACGGCGGCCCATTGCGTAACTGACTCTGGGTCAAGCCAGACCGTTGCGCTCAATCGAGTCTTTGCTTTGCCGCCCGGATCTCCTGGCCCTTTGGTTTCGACAAATGGACCTGAGGGTGGATCCCGCATACACGTGACAAGCATCGCCATCGGTCAGGCATTTGCACATACATCGTCCTTTGTTGTCGGAAATGACATTGCCGTCCTTGTTCTCGACAGTGACCTCGCGCCATCTGCATTCACACGGCTTGCTGATCGCACTGAGATTCAGAAGCTCGCGGACGCAAAAACCCAAACGACGATCGTCGGATACGGCAGAACAAGCTCGACTGACCAAGCACGACCGCTCCCACGCAGTGGCGCGTTCACACTCAGCGAGACAGAAGCGGGTCGTCGGGCAACTGACGGACTCGTGATCTGGTCTCTTCCCGTAGATTCCTCCGACACCTGCCCAGGGGACAGCGGAGCGCCGCAATTCTTCACTGCCAGCGATCGCGTTCTCCTGCTCGGTGAGGTCGCCGGCGGAAATTGCTCGGGTCAAGCCCGCACGGCTCAGGGCTTTGCAGCCATTACTTATCTCGGGCTCCTCAATCCGGCCTTGGCTGCGGCCGGATATCCAGCGATTCCGAGCGCACCAACCTCAGTACTCGCAACAACGATGAACGGCAGGGACACCATCTGGTGGTCTGCCCCGGCAACAGCTCCCGAGGCCGTGACCGGATACGAAGTACGCGACCCTGCGGGCGCGATTCTGTGTAACTCAACTCAGCCCTATTGCAGCTTTCCGCACACTGAGAACACCACTCTGCGCAGCATCAATGCCCAAGGCGAAGGCGATGCAGTAGTTGTGCCAGCCGCTGCTGACATCCGCCCAGCAACTCCGAGCATGGTGAGAACAAGTTCACGGATCAGATTCACCGTGCAGCCATTGAGCTATCCGGTGGTGACGGGTTACCGCATCATCGATCAGCGAGGCAAGGTTGCCTGCCGCATTGTTGATCCAGTTGTCTCACTGTCGTGCTCTGCAAGTGGCCCGAGCGGCAAGTATCAATTCACGGTGAGTGCGACCACTCCACAAGGTCGCACGCCAGAGTCAGCGCCGACTCGAGTCATTCGAGTGAGCTAG
- a CDS encoding GGDEF domain-containing protein → MAKGGSFLADFDDRGNVRSSLPIGRFPGRVWMIMLWLAFSSIKVLSPLATGIVEPDGGYARWGVVIFSVASFIALWIMAARTPQWFLKIQVAVGILGLCVMSYNAPSILVTATLAWGFMALACYTACWFSWRITVAEVLFTSLAYLVTLILMDQLGELLPLWIIVTLSTMAFGLVLSLIMRRMQMLIMVDPLTGLINRKGLEVVLEAQASAGQVSTPRSLVVIDLDAFKSINDQRGHQAGDAILRDFSDGLRNMMRPDDIAVRSGGDEFLLILARTDVPGAEGLMRRLKSSIPIAHSFGVAEWNIGSAFDTAMAEADRLMYSQKSRRREQFM, encoded by the coding sequence ATGGCCAAGGGCGGATCCTTCCTCGCCGACTTTGACGACCGCGGAAACGTGCGCAGCAGTCTGCCCATCGGTAGATTTCCTGGCCGCGTGTGGATGATCATGCTGTGGCTGGCGTTCAGTTCGATCAAGGTCCTTTCTCCTCTTGCGACGGGGATTGTGGAGCCCGATGGGGGGTACGCGCGGTGGGGAGTCGTGATCTTCAGTGTCGCCTCATTCATCGCCTTGTGGATCATGGCTGCCCGCACGCCGCAGTGGTTCCTCAAGATTCAGGTCGCCGTTGGAATCTTGGGCTTGTGCGTCATGTCGTATAACGCGCCTTCGATCCTGGTGACTGCAACGCTCGCATGGGGCTTCATGGCGCTGGCGTGCTATACCGCCTGCTGGTTTTCCTGGCGCATCACGGTGGCCGAAGTCTTGTTCACTTCACTGGCCTACCTGGTGACCCTGATCTTGATGGACCAACTTGGCGAACTACTTCCGCTTTGGATCATCGTGACTCTTTCGACCATGGCCTTCGGCTTGGTCCTGAGTCTGATCATGCGGAGGATGCAGATGCTGATCATGGTCGACCCACTTACCGGATTGATCAACCGCAAAGGCCTTGAAGTTGTGCTGGAAGCGCAGGCTTCGGCAGGTCAAGTGTCTACGCCGCGCAGCCTCGTCGTAATTGACCTCGATGCGTTCAAGTCGATCAACGATCAGCGCGGGCATCAAGCGGGCGATGCCATACTGCGCGACTTCAGTGATGGCTTGCGCAACATGATGCGGCCAGATGACATCGCAGTACGCAGTGGCGGCGATGAGTTTCTGCTGATCCTTGCTCGAACGGACGTCCCAGGCGCGGAAGGGTTGATGCGGCGGCTGAAATCCAGTATTCCCATAGCGCACTCCTTTGGAGTCGCCGAGTGGAATATTGGTTCCGCTTTTGATACGGCTATGGCTGAAGCCGATCGATTGATGTACTCGCAGAAATCGCGGCGGCGCGAACAATTCATGTAG